Proteins found in one Vulpes vulpes isolate BD-2025 chromosome 13, VulVul3, whole genome shotgun sequence genomic segment:
- the LOC112918975 gene encoding ETS translocation variant 3 isoform X2, with translation MKAGCSIVEKPEGGGGYQFPDWAYKTESSPGSRQIQLWHFILELLQKEEFRHVIAWQQGEYGEFVIKDPDEVARLWGRRKCKPQMNYDKLSRALRYYYNKRILHKTKGKRFTYKFNFNKLVMPNYPFINIRSSGVVPQSAPPVPTASSRFHFPPLDTHSPTSDVQPGRFSASSLTASGQESGNGTDRKAELPELEDGSTTDWRRGVDLLSSRSAVGGGIGHQKRKPDIMLPLFTRPGMYPDPHSPFAVSPLPGRGGVLNVPLSPALSLTPTIFSYSPSPGLSPFTSSSCFSFNPEEMKHYLHSQACSVFNYHLSPRTFPRYPGLMVPPLQCQMHPEESAQFSIKLQPPPAGRKNRERVESSEESAPITAPTMAPVPPRIKVEPASDKDPESLRQLVREEERSHGEGAVPSRTIDEEKGTVFARPAAPVWPSLSMSTPSEEPLEVTEDSEDRPGREPSAPEKKEDALMPPKLRLKRRWNDDPEARELSKNGKFLWSGSGPQGLATAAADA, from the exons ATGAAAGCAGGCTGTAGCATCGTGGAAAAGCCAGAAGGAGGTGGAG GGTATCAATTTCCTGATTGGGCCTATAAAACAGAGTCATCCCCGGGCTCCCGGCAGATCCAGCTGTGGCACTTCATCCTGGAGCTGCTGCAGAAGGAGGAGTTCCGCCATGTCATCGCCTGGCAGCAGGGAGAGTACGGGGAGTTTGTCATCAAGGATCCAGATGAGGTGGCCCGCCTCTGGGGCCGCAGGAAGTGCAAACCCCAGATGAATTATGACAAGCTGAGCCGGGCCCTCAG ATACTATTACAACAAGAGGATCCTTcataaaacaaaagggaaaaggtTTACTTATAAATTTAACTTCAACAAGCTGGTGATGCCCAACTACCCATTCATCAACATTCGGTCAAGTG GTGTGGTTCCCCAGAGTGCGCCACCAGTGCCAACCGCCTCTTCCCGGTTCCATTTCCCACCTCTGGACACACATTCTCCAACTAGTGATGTGCAGCCAGGGCGGTTCTCTGCCAGCTCCCTAACTGCTTCTGGCCAGGAGTCGGGTAACGGCACTGATAGAAAGGCAGAGCTTCCGGAGTTGGAGGATGGCTCCACCACTGACTGGCGCCGGGGCGTGGATCTTCTGTCCTCCCGGAGTGCCGTTGGTGGAGGGATTGGCCATCAGAAACGCAAGCCCGACATAATGCTTCCTCTGTTCACCAGGCCAGGGATGTACCCTGACCCCCACAGTCCCTTTGCTGTCTCTCCGCTCCCTGGCCGTGGAGGTGTTCTGAACGTCCCCCTCTCACCGGCCCTGTCCCTGACCCCCACCATCTTCTCCTACAGCCCGTCCCCAGGCCTGAGCCCCTTCACCAGCAGCAGCTGCTTCTCCTTCAACCCTGAGGAAATGAAACACTACCTTCATTCTCAAGCCTGCTCCGTGTTCAACTACCATCTGAGTCCCCGGACATTTCCCCGTTACCCAGGACTCATGGTCCCGCCACTGCAGTGCCAAATGCACCCAGAGGAGTCGGCCCAGTTCTCTATCAAGCTGCAGCCGCCGCCAGCTGGGCGGAAGAACAGGGAGAGGGTAGAGAGCAGTGAGGAGTCAGCCCCCATCACTGCTCCCACCATGGCTCCTGTCCCCCCAAGAATTAAGGTGGAGCCAGCCTCTGACAAGGATCCCGAGAGTCTCAGGCAGTTGGTGCGAGAGGAGGAGCGCTCCCATGGGGAGGGCGCTGTGCCAAGTAGGACCATAGATGAGGAGAAGGGCACTGTCTTTGCCCGCCCAGCTGCGCCAGTCTGGCCCTCTCTCTCCATGAGCACCCCAAGTGAGGAACCCCTGGAGGTGACTGAAGACAGTGAGGACAGGCCCGGCAGAGAACCCAGCGCACCTGAGAAGAAAGAAGATGCCCTGATGCCCCCCAAGCTCCGGTTGAAGCGGCGCTGGAATGATGACCCTGAAGCTCGAGAGCTGAGTAAGAACGGCAAGTTCCTCTGGAGTGGGTCAGGACCGCAGGGCTTGGCCACGGCAGCTGCTGATGCTTAG
- the LOC112918975 gene encoding ETS translocation variant 3 isoform X1, whose product MKAGCSIVEKPEGGGGYQFPDWAYKTESSPGSRQIQLWHFILELLQKEEFRHVIAWQQGEYGEFVIKDPDEVARLWGRRKCKPQMNYDKLSRALRYYYNKRILHKTKGKRFTYKFNFNKLVMPNYPFINIRSSGVVPQSAPPVPTASSRFHFPPLDTHSPTSDVQPGRFSASSLTASGQESGNGTDRKAELPELEDGSTTDWRRGVDLLSSRSAVGGGIGHQKRKPDIMLPLFTRPGMYPDPHSPFAVSPLPGRGGVLNVPLSPALSLTPTIFSYSPSPGLSPFTSSSCFSFNPEEMKHYLHSQACSVFNYHLSPRTFPRYPGLMVPPLQCQMHPEESAQFSIKLQPPPAGRKNRERVESSEESAPITAPTMAPVPPRIKVEPASDKDPESLRQLVREEERSHGEGAVPSRTIDEEKGTVFARPAAPVWPSLSMSTPSEEPLEVTEDSEDRPGREPSAPEKKEDALMPPKLRLKRRWNDDPEARELRNEPSRGLGGGKPCCRLLGLSPPSPGKKP is encoded by the exons ATGAAAGCAGGCTGTAGCATCGTGGAAAAGCCAGAAGGAGGTGGAG GGTATCAATTTCCTGATTGGGCCTATAAAACAGAGTCATCCCCGGGCTCCCGGCAGATCCAGCTGTGGCACTTCATCCTGGAGCTGCTGCAGAAGGAGGAGTTCCGCCATGTCATCGCCTGGCAGCAGGGAGAGTACGGGGAGTTTGTCATCAAGGATCCAGATGAGGTGGCCCGCCTCTGGGGCCGCAGGAAGTGCAAACCCCAGATGAATTATGACAAGCTGAGCCGGGCCCTCAG ATACTATTACAACAAGAGGATCCTTcataaaacaaaagggaaaaggtTTACTTATAAATTTAACTTCAACAAGCTGGTGATGCCCAACTACCCATTCATCAACATTCGGTCAAGTG GTGTGGTTCCCCAGAGTGCGCCACCAGTGCCAACCGCCTCTTCCCGGTTCCATTTCCCACCTCTGGACACACATTCTCCAACTAGTGATGTGCAGCCAGGGCGGTTCTCTGCCAGCTCCCTAACTGCTTCTGGCCAGGAGTCGGGTAACGGCACTGATAGAAAGGCAGAGCTTCCGGAGTTGGAGGATGGCTCCACCACTGACTGGCGCCGGGGCGTGGATCTTCTGTCCTCCCGGAGTGCCGTTGGTGGAGGGATTGGCCATCAGAAACGCAAGCCCGACATAATGCTTCCTCTGTTCACCAGGCCAGGGATGTACCCTGACCCCCACAGTCCCTTTGCTGTCTCTCCGCTCCCTGGCCGTGGAGGTGTTCTGAACGTCCCCCTCTCACCGGCCCTGTCCCTGACCCCCACCATCTTCTCCTACAGCCCGTCCCCAGGCCTGAGCCCCTTCACCAGCAGCAGCTGCTTCTCCTTCAACCCTGAGGAAATGAAACACTACCTTCATTCTCAAGCCTGCTCCGTGTTCAACTACCATCTGAGTCCCCGGACATTTCCCCGTTACCCAGGACTCATGGTCCCGCCACTGCAGTGCCAAATGCACCCAGAGGAGTCGGCCCAGTTCTCTATCAAGCTGCAGCCGCCGCCAGCTGGGCGGAAGAACAGGGAGAGGGTAGAGAGCAGTGAGGAGTCAGCCCCCATCACTGCTCCCACCATGGCTCCTGTCCCCCCAAGAATTAAGGTGGAGCCAGCCTCTGACAAGGATCCCGAGAGTCTCAGGCAGTTGGTGCGAGAGGAGGAGCGCTCCCATGGGGAGGGCGCTGTGCCAAGTAGGACCATAGATGAGGAGAAGGGCACTGTCTTTGCCCGCCCAGCTGCGCCAGTCTGGCCCTCTCTCTCCATGAGCACCCCAAGTGAGGAACCCCTGGAGGTGACTGAAGACAGTGAGGACAGGCCCGGCAGAGAACCCAGCGCACCTGAGAAGAAAGAAGATGCCCTGATGCCCCCCAAGCTCCGGTTGAAGCGGCGCTGGAATGATGACCCTGAAGCTCGAGAGCTGA GAAACGAGCCGTCCCGGGGGCTGGGAGGCGGGAAGCCCTGCTGCAGGCTCCTTGGACTTTCCCCTCCTTCACCTGGTAAGAAGCCATGA